CGGGATAGCGGACGCCGAAAAGCCGGCCGTCCGCGATCAGCCGGTCCCAGACGCGGTTGAGCGAGAACACGGGTTGGTCGATCCGGCCAAGGCCGCCGGTGTGCAGGATTTGCGCCCCGGTGTAGACCATGGGCCCCCCGCGCCTCAGCGCGCCGTCCGCCGCGCGCGTGAAGTCGCCGTCGCCGGACCGGCCCCGTGCGCGCCCCGGCTCGATCAGCAGCAGCAGCGCGTCCATCCGCGACGGATCCCACGCCCCGGCAAGGTGGCGCAGCGGATTCGGGCCGGCCCAAACCGCATCGCTGTTCAGGGTGAACACGGTTTCGGCCCCAAGCAGCGGCAAGGCATGGCGGAGGCCGCCCCCCGTATCGAGGATTTCGGGCGTTTCGCGCGAAATGCGCACGGCGGCCCGCCCGGCAAGATGGGCTTCGAGTTGCGCCGCGCGGTAATGCGTGTTCACGACGATCCGCCCGAGGTTCGCTTCCTCCGCCAGCGTCAGCGCGTGATCGATGAGCGGCTTGCCCGCCACATCGATCAGCGGTTTTGGCCGGTCCGCGGTCAGCGCCCCCATCCGGGTGCCGAAGCCCGCGGCGAAGAGCATCAAGGTGTCGGGTGGCATCTGCGGGCGATCCTGTC
This genomic window from Rhodovulum sp. ES.010 contains:
- a CDS encoding nucleotidyltransferase family protein, which codes for MPPDTLMLFAAGFGTRMGALTADRPKPLIDVAGKPLIDHALTLAEEANLGRIVVNTHYRAAQLEAHLAGRAAVRISRETPEILDTGGGLRHALPLLGAETVFTLNSDAVWAGPNPLRHLAGAWDPSRMDALLLLIEPGRARGRSGDGDFTRAADGALRRGGPMVYTGAQILHTGGLGRIDQPVFSLNRVWDRLIADGRLFGVRYPGLWCDVGHPEGIAAAERMLAETRDV